One stretch of Paenibacillus sp. FSL R5-0341 DNA includes these proteins:
- a CDS encoding S-layer homology domain-containing protein, with protein sequence MLQPKKKRPRIRKTMSGLIALTLLSSLVLPSVAGAEPMEPSQVQFTDVSVQAGQSVHVPVTLKQPHYAAVTAYNMQIDYDSSALEIVRITPKYVGGSFPSIVENNESNFHYKIDNEAGWVRIIWADLTAGEHPVPVEQQLFDIEVKAKNNAAPGTKKLTVNREDAEHWNFTNVDYENYTELSGGTITITAANSGGGNSGSPGSSSGGSVSPTTPVVTPVPSTPAVTKGVDIYVNGQKQEQSATATTSTVGNQVTTTVHVDNNKVINQIGSGLRTLLLPITGTGKSAVVGELNGKLVKTMEGSNAEVVIQTDSGTYTLPANQIQVDQVLNQFGSTVPLEDITIQIAIVPSATSKQTAIQAAADKLENTTVVATPVDFEVKAIWNGQQVNVDRFNSYVERSITLPEGVDGSKITTGVVLQADGSLLHVPTKVIKGSGQDSAIINSLTNSTYALIYHPATFSDVTNHWSRDDVQDLASRLIVQGTGENVFAPDRSITRAEFTAVLLRGLGLHSPNSTEAASFTDVKTGSWYEDEVQTAVSYGLISGYADDSFRPNNEISRAEALTIVSRAMKLVGLAQADTSETTSLLSTYSDSAKVQAWAAEPVASAIKQELVQGDDGKLMTDADISRAQSAAIVKRLLAKAGLI encoded by the coding sequence ATGCTTCAACCGAAAAAGAAACGTCCAAGAATCAGAAAAACAATGTCAGGTTTGATCGCACTGACGTTACTCTCGTCACTCGTATTGCCGAGTGTAGCAGGGGCGGAGCCGATGGAACCATCACAGGTACAGTTTACGGATGTCAGCGTACAGGCTGGGCAGAGCGTGCATGTTCCTGTGACGTTAAAACAACCGCATTATGCGGCAGTTACCGCTTATAATATGCAGATTGATTATGATTCGTCTGCACTGGAGATCGTGCGTATCACGCCTAAATATGTAGGCGGCAGTTTTCCATCCATAGTAGAAAACAATGAATCAAATTTTCATTATAAGATTGATAATGAAGCTGGCTGGGTACGGATCATCTGGGCTGATTTGACTGCAGGTGAACATCCAGTCCCTGTGGAACAGCAGCTGTTTGATATTGAGGTCAAAGCCAAAAATAATGCGGCTCCAGGAACGAAAAAACTCACGGTAAATCGTGAAGATGCAGAACACTGGAATTTCACGAACGTAGATTATGAAAATTACACTGAATTGTCCGGTGGAACAATCACAATTACAGCAGCAAACTCAGGTGGTGGCAATTCGGGTTCTCCAGGTTCCTCTTCGGGAGGAAGTGTATCGCCAACTACACCCGTGGTTACCCCAGTTCCATCGACTCCGGCGGTAACCAAAGGCGTAGATATCTATGTGAATGGACAGAAACAGGAACAATCAGCGACAGCTACCACATCAACGGTAGGCAATCAGGTTACTACGACTGTTCACGTGGATAATAATAAAGTCATCAATCAAATTGGAAGTGGACTAAGAACGCTTCTGCTGCCGATTACAGGTACTGGCAAGAGCGCGGTCGTTGGTGAACTGAACGGCAAGCTAGTCAAAACGATGGAAGGAAGTAATGCCGAAGTTGTCATTCAGACAGATAGTGGTACGTACACCCTCCCAGCTAACCAGATTCAGGTAGATCAGGTTCTGAACCAATTCGGAAGCACCGTTCCATTGGAAGATATCACCATTCAAATCGCTATTGTGCCTAGTGCTACATCTAAGCAAACAGCAATTCAGGCCGCAGCAGACAAGCTGGAGAACACTACAGTGGTTGCAACTCCGGTTGATTTTGAAGTGAAAGCCATCTGGAATGGACAGCAAGTCAATGTGGATCGTTTTAACTCCTATGTAGAGCGCTCTATTACTTTGCCAGAAGGTGTCGATGGTTCAAAGATCACGACAGGGGTTGTACTTCAGGCAGATGGCAGCCTTCTGCATGTGCCGACCAAGGTTATCAAAGGTAGCGGGCAAGATTCTGCTATTATTAACAGCTTGACGAACAGCACTTATGCCCTGATCTATCATCCAGCAACATTCAGTGATGTAACGAATCACTGGAGTCGTGATGACGTACAGGACCTGGCATCCCGTCTGATCGTACAAGGTACTGGTGAGAACGTGTTTGCGCCGGACCGGAGTATTACGAGGGCAGAGTTCACGGCTGTTCTGTTAAGAGGTTTGGGTCTGCACTCTCCGAACAGCACAGAAGCGGCATCGTTCACGGATGTGAAGACAGGCAGCTGGTATGAGGATGAGGTTCAGACGGCTGTGTCCTACGGTCTGATCTCAGGTTATGCTGACGACAGCTTCCGTCCGAACAACGAAATTTCTCGTGCTGAAGCGCTGACTATTGTGTCACGTGCGATGAAATTGGTCGGTCTGGCACAGGCCGACACGTCAGAGACAACAAGTCTGCTGAGCACATACAGCGATAGCGCTAAAGTACAGGCTTGGGCAGCTGAGCCGGTTGCATCGGCGATTAAACAAGAGCTGGTACAAGGCGATGATGGCAAGCTGATGACAGATGCAGACATTAGTCGTGCACAATCAGCAGCGATTGTGAAAAGGTTACTTGCAAAAGCTGGACTAATCTAA
- a CDS encoding ATP-binding cassette domain-containing protein translates to MKILEVKNVKKSYTLYGKERVPVLHGLNLSFETGEFVSILGESGCGKSTLMNIIGGMDSDYEGDVVVRGKNLSAMTEKEMDDYRKNNIGFVFQNFNLIPHLSVLENVTIAMQMTDTNEKDRNQRAVDILTEVGLKDHLNKRPNQLSGGQKQRVSIARALSNNPDIILADEPTGALDRENGDQILALLDSIAKKGMLVIAVTHSQKVADSGTRIVKVEEGRISDDIHLKDPSTAVYESGQDSSRSLSLLASFKMALKNMKLNGKRNVLVALGGSIGILSVLLMLSLGNGITTYMNDEINSSMDPLLVDITKPSEEAKNMQGPEALMAPGEPFTEADVETIRNFPNVDHVETITTITGKSTMVNEEQSVGLTQLTTLTDAFDPALMTTGVLPVENQMLLPLDTAKQLSGNDQAESMIGKSVFLYINEMDSNNKPVTLEKEVTISGIYEAADPRSPMQQSPGYISSETLEPMYTDKGITIGPIQVNAYATDMKYVNDINEAAVDAGFAGSQMAKVMENITTYVSMASIVLAGIAGISLIVSGIMILVVLYISVVERTKEIGILRAIGARKKDIKRIFFSESALLGVFSGIIAVIFAVVISYVLNILLDNAFGAKLINLSGYYILFGIVVSTAISIVAGLMPSSKAAKLDPMESLRYE, encoded by the coding sequence ATGAAAATACTTGAAGTTAAAAATGTGAAGAAATCATACACCTTATATGGAAAAGAAAGAGTTCCAGTACTTCACGGTTTGAACCTTAGCTTTGAGACGGGGGAGTTTGTCTCCATCCTAGGTGAATCTGGCTGTGGTAAATCCACGCTGATGAATATCATTGGTGGCATGGACTCCGATTATGAAGGGGACGTCGTTGTTCGTGGCAAGAACTTAAGTGCCATGACCGAGAAAGAAATGGATGATTATCGGAAGAATAATATCGGCTTTGTCTTTCAAAATTTCAATCTGATTCCGCATCTGTCAGTCCTCGAAAATGTGACGATTGCAATGCAAATGACGGATACCAATGAGAAGGATCGGAATCAACGTGCCGTTGATATATTAACAGAGGTCGGACTGAAAGATCATCTGAACAAACGTCCCAACCAGTTATCCGGCGGTCAGAAGCAACGGGTTTCCATCGCACGGGCGTTATCCAACAATCCGGATATTATTCTCGCAGATGAACCAACAGGTGCTCTGGATAGGGAAAACGGAGATCAAATCCTCGCTTTGCTCGACAGTATAGCCAAAAAGGGAATGCTGGTAATTGCCGTAACTCACTCCCAGAAAGTCGCTGACTCCGGTACACGTATTGTGAAGGTTGAAGAGGGGCGCATTAGTGATGATATTCACCTGAAAGATCCTTCTACGGCTGTTTACGAGAGTGGTCAGGATTCTTCCCGCAGCCTAAGCCTGCTTGCTTCATTCAAGATGGCACTCAAAAATATGAAACTCAACGGCAAACGTAATGTATTGGTAGCATTGGGAGGATCTATAGGTATATTAAGTGTACTCCTGATGCTCTCCTTGGGGAATGGTATAACGACGTATATGAATGACGAAATCAATTCAAGTATGGACCCTTTACTCGTGGATATAACGAAGCCGAGTGAAGAAGCGAAGAACATGCAAGGCCCCGAGGCCTTGATGGCACCAGGTGAACCGTTCACCGAAGCTGATGTTGAGACAATTCGCAATTTTCCTAATGTGGATCATGTAGAGACGATCACAACCATTACAGGAAAATCGACTATGGTGAATGAAGAACAAAGTGTGGGACTCACGCAGTTAACGACGTTAACGGATGCTTTTGATCCAGCACTGATGACAACGGGGGTCCTTCCTGTAGAAAATCAGATGCTGTTACCTCTCGATACGGCGAAACAATTAAGCGGAAATGACCAAGCTGAATCCATGATCGGCAAGTCGGTGTTTCTATATATCAATGAGATGGATAGCAATAATAAACCAGTAACTTTGGAGAAAGAAGTTACGATCTCAGGAATCTATGAAGCAGCAGATCCACGTTCTCCAATGCAACAATCCCCGGGATACATCTCATCAGAGACGTTGGAGCCAATGTATACAGATAAAGGAATAACGATCGGGCCGATTCAGGTTAACGCCTATGCAACCGATATGAAATATGTAAATGACATCAATGAAGCTGCTGTTGACGCTGGCTTCGCAGGCTCCCAGATGGCCAAGGTCATGGAGAATATCACGACATATGTAAGTATGGCTTCCATTGTACTTGCTGGAATTGCAGGCATTTCGTTAATCGTATCCGGTATCATGATACTGGTAGTACTCTATATTAGTGTCGTGGAACGGACGAAAGAGATCGGAATCCTTCGGGCGATTGGAGCGAGAAAGAAAGATATCAAGCGAATATTCTTCTCCGAATCTGCCTTATTAGGGGTATTTAGTGGTATTATTGCGGTAATCTTTGCAGTGGTCATTAGTTATGTGTTAAATATTCTATTGGACAATGCGTTTGGAGCAAAACTCATTAATCTCTCAGGATATTATATCTTGTTCGGTATCGTGGTAAGTACAGCGATTAGTATCGTGGC